A portion of the Calothrix sp. 336/3 genome contains these proteins:
- a CDS encoding bifunctional serine/threonine-protein kinase/ABC transporter substrate-binding protein yields MRIHCTNPRCRYPHNEFSGDLRTSQQTPGLQRYCQSCGMRLILNQRYLPLEEIGRGGFGRTFRAQDLVFGRECAVKLLHPQSSLTESEIFSVQTSFEKGAKILCNLKHSQIPTVYDFFSLPVPDEPWETPQENQVRQKLFYLVQEYVPGITLMQELGDKRRFSQSEVLEFLHSMLQVMKYTHKQGVIHRDIKPANIIRRNCTDKMLYLIDFDTAIKRELEPGIAVNQSIAIGTRGYAPPEQLDGEDISASADLYALAATCIHLLTGRHPEEIRQATHPKRLNGVWRRYCTDVGDRLGEILDRMLSLRPSDRYQSADDVLAVLGGGTILPPIDFLPIESTLPQRDITEPPSESKSRNKIPKSTSKNKIFKWRWIILAITACFLSIIVYSGKDSLQNIFFVGNKPNLTRCIDDDKFSCGEKRLIAAKNSIDITDKQLFDDGVKAFQEGRYSDAVNKFSQYLEQQPNEPEARIYLNNAKAILYNPQILKLGVCVPIFSDGISRNSKDGVTEQILRGVALAQEQINRDSIQGQKLFLQICNDRNKMRQAKIVARKIVDDGSILGVIGHYSSDTTLAANQVYHQEIISVSPSSTAVRGENFLLQNDNLRVYPPADLTTSKLVDYISSQRIKKAAIIYEKGKSFPESMRQTFRDNFKKQGGQIVEDCNISDRTNNISKCVAKAKQRQAEVVLIAIMNESAEEEVSEIFRNAGNIRFLSGSTLYTRNIRNLPDGKAIIAIPWHRSIDENNLSPFEEESKSLWGTRYVDILAVVGYDATQTIIQGLKNIQGDITREKLYQELRETDTFSAKSAIENVKIQFNESGDRLVNDSNKDKLMFLVTPKNGEFVPIP; encoded by the coding sequence ATGAGAATTCACTGCACAAATCCTCGGTGTCGTTATCCTCACAATGAGTTTTCAGGAGATTTACGGACTTCTCAACAGACTCCTGGGTTGCAGAGATATTGCCAAAGTTGCGGGATGCGGTTAATTCTCAATCAACGTTACCTACCTTTAGAGGAAATTGGTAGGGGTGGATTTGGTAGAACCTTTCGCGCTCAGGATTTGGTGTTTGGGCGAGAGTGTGCTGTAAAATTGCTCCATCCTCAAAGTTCCCTGACGGAATCAGAAATTTTCTCTGTACAAACATCCTTTGAAAAAGGTGCCAAAATTTTATGTAATCTCAAGCATTCCCAAATCCCTACGGTATATGATTTTTTTAGTTTACCAGTACCTGATGAACCGTGGGAAACTCCCCAGGAAAACCAAGTTAGACAAAAGTTATTTTATTTGGTGCAGGAATATGTTCCAGGGATTACCCTGATGCAAGAGCTTGGGGATAAAAGGCGATTTTCCCAGTCGGAAGTTTTAGAATTTTTGCATTCTATGCTTCAGGTGATGAAATATACTCATAAGCAAGGTGTTATTCACAGAGATATCAAGCCTGCAAATATTATTCGTCGTAATTGTACTGATAAAATGCTGTATTTAATTGATTTTGATACAGCTATTAAACGGGAACTAGAGCCAGGAATTGCTGTAAATCAGTCAATTGCCATTGGTACGAGGGGATATGCACCTCCAGAGCAGTTGGATGGAGAGGATATCAGTGCTTCCGCAGATTTATATGCTTTAGCTGCTACCTGTATTCATTTATTGACGGGTAGACATCCAGAGGAAATACGTCAAGCAACTCATCCGAAAAGACTTAATGGTGTATGGAGAAGATACTGTACTGATGTTGGCGATCGCCTAGGTGAAATACTAGACAGAATGTTATCTTTAAGACCATCTGATAGGTATCAGTCTGCGGATGATGTGCTTGCTGTTTTGGGTGGTGGTACAATACTACCCCCAATAGATTTTTTACCGATAGAATCTACTCTTCCACAAAGAGATATTACCGAACCCCCTTCCGAATCAAAATCAAGAAACAAGATTCCTAAATCGACATCAAAAAATAAGATTTTCAAGTGGCGTTGGATAATTCTCGCTATTACTGCTTGCTTTCTTTCAATAATAGTCTATTCTGGCAAAGACTCTTTACAAAACATATTCTTCGTTGGGAATAAACCTAATCTTACTCGCTGCATTGATGACGATAAATTTAGTTGCGGAGAGAAAAGATTAATCGCGGCGAAAAATAGCATTGATATCACAGATAAACAACTATTTGATGATGGAGTCAAAGCGTTTCAAGAGGGACGATATTCCGATGCGGTGAATAAATTTAGTCAATATTTAGAACAACAACCTAATGAACCAGAAGCTAGAATCTATCTGAATAATGCCAAAGCTATATTATATAATCCCCAGATTTTAAAATTAGGGGTGTGTGTACCTATTTTTAGTGATGGAATTAGTCGTAATTCTAAGGATGGTGTCACAGAGCAAATTCTTCGGGGAGTCGCTTTAGCACAGGAACAAATTAACCGAGATAGCATCCAAGGGCAAAAACTATTTCTACAAATTTGTAACGACCGAAATAAAATGAGACAAGCGAAAATAGTCGCAAGAAAAATAGTTGATGATGGCAGTATTCTCGGTGTGATTGGTCATTACAGTAGTGATACTACCCTAGCAGCAAATCAGGTTTATCATCAAGAAATTATTTCTGTTTCTCCCTCTAGTACGGCAGTTAGAGGTGAAAATTTTCTTTTACAAAACGATAATTTACGTGTTTATCCCCCTGCCGATTTAACAACATCAAAACTAGTTGATTATATCAGTAGTCAAAGAATCAAGAAAGCGGCAATTATCTATGAGAAAGGTAAATCTTTCCCGGAATCAATGCGGCAAACATTTCGTGATAACTTTAAAAAGCAAGGTGGTCAAATTGTCGAAGACTGTAATATTTCTGATAGAACAAATAATATCTCAAAATGTGTCGCCAAAGCCAAACAGAGACAAGCTGAAGTGGTGTTGATTGCAATTATGAATGAGAGTGCAGAGGAAGAAGTCTCAGAAATTTTTAGAAATGCTGGAAATATCCGATTCCTCTCAGGCAGTACTCTGTATACTAGAAATATTCGTAATCTGCCCGATGGGAAAGCAATCATTGCCATCCCTTGGCATAGAAGTATAGATGAAAATAACCTTTCCCCCTTTGAGGAAGAATCTAAATCTCTGTGGGGAACTAGATATGTTGATATTTTAGCTGTGGTGGGATACGATGCTACCCAAACTATCATTCAAGGGTTGAAAAATATTCAGGGTGATATTACCCGTGAAAAGCTTTATCAAGAGTTGAGAGAGACTGATACTTTCTCTGCTAAATCTGCTATCGAAAATGTCAAAATTCAATTTAATGAAAGTGGCGATCGCCTAGTGAATGACAGTAACAAGGATAAGCTGATGTTTCTTGTGACACCAAAAAATGGCGAGTTTGTACCTATTCCGTAA
- a CDS encoding DUF29 domain-containing protein has product MLIPTDLAIKSLYEKDYYLWLRTTINKLQAAHFDSVDIENLIVELESMGKREKRAIKSYLIRLLEHMLKLKYWQQERERNQGHWQAEIRTFRQEIKDGLKDSPSLQPYILEIFDECYQQARAVASDRSQIPLDKFPVNPIASLEQVLDDSWLPEPDITE; this is encoded by the coding sequence ATGTTAATACCTACAGATTTAGCAATCAAAAGTTTGTACGAGAAAGATTATTATCTTTGGCTCAGAACAACGATTAATAAGCTGCAAGCTGCCCATTTTGACTCAGTTGATATAGAGAATTTGATTGTAGAGTTAGAAAGTATGGGTAAACGGGAAAAGCGAGCGATAAAAAGTTATTTAATTCGGTTGCTAGAGCATATGTTAAAGTTGAAATATTGGCAGCAGGAAAGAGAAAGGAATCAAGGACATTGGCAAGCAGAAATAAGAACCTTTCGTCAAGAAATTAAGGATGGACTTAAGGATAGTCCCAGTTTACAACCTTACATTTTAGAAATTTTTGATGAGTGCTACCAACAAGCAAGAGCAGTAGCAAGCGATCGCTCTCAAATACCCCTAGACAAATTCCCTGTAAACCCGATTGCTTCCCTAGAGCAAGTTTTAGATGATTCCTGGTTGCCAGAACCTGATATTACGGAATAG